In Uranotaenia lowii strain MFRU-FL chromosome 2, ASM2978415v1, whole genome shotgun sequence, one genomic interval encodes:
- the LOC129748510 gene encoding senecionine N-oxygenase-like produces MVNDKPVNEQKRTFCVIGAGTAGLCAARHALQAGGSVTIFEMDKQLGGTWVFSEEVDKNEYGIDVHSSMYKGLKTNLPKEIMGYPDFPIPEQDSSYIPAEDMIKFFQLFSDSFGITEHIRFNHYVIRIKPTKDERQWEVIVKDCPNDKLLTYYFDYVLVCNGHYHTPNFPNYPGASTYKGKQMHSHEFRCNDPFVGETVLVVGAGPSGMDMAYEMSKKAERVTLSHHLKDTPKTIFPDNVTLKHDVVSLTETGAVFSDGTSQDFSVICYSTGYKYTFPFLSADCGIIVEDNYVQKLYKHCINIRYPTMAFIGLPFYVCAAQMMDLQARFCIKFFSGAKELPSAEEMEADTNAEMEERWSRGLKKRQAHMMGPQEDVYYDDLAKTAEVEPIKPVIKKLHKVCAFRFSEDLVNFRRDKFRIVDDQTFVKVD; encoded by the exons gtCAACGAGCAAAAGCGGACGTTCTGCGTGATTGGGGCAGGCACAGCTGGACTGTGTGCTGCCCGACATGCCCTGCAGGCGGGAGGATCGGTAACGATTTTCGAGATGGACAAACAGCTCGGAGGCACCTGGGTGTTCAGCGAGGAGGTGGACAAAAATGAGTACGGCATCGACGTCCACTCGAGTATGTACAAAGGGTTGAAAACCAATCTGCCGAAGGAAATTATGGGTTACCCGGACTTTCCCATTCCGGAGCAGGATAGCAGTTACATACCGGCAGAGGATATGATTAAGTTTTTCCAGCTGTTTTCGGATAGCTTCGGAATTACGGAACATATCAGGTTCAATCACTATGTGATACGCATTAAACCGACCAAAGACGAACGTCAGTGGGAGGTGATCGTTAAGGATTGTCCGAATGATAAACTGCTAACGTACTATTTCGATTACGTACTGGTCTGTAACGGCCACTACCATACTCCGAACTTCCCTAACTATCCTGGAGCTAGCACGTACAAAGGGAAACAGATGCACAGTCACGAGTTCCGATGTAACGATCCATTTGTCG GTGAAACTGTGCTGGTCGTTGGTGCGGGACCTTCCGGGATGGATATGGCTTATGAAATGTCCAAGAAAGCGGAACGTGTTACGCTCAGTCATCATCTGAAAGACACCCCGAAAACAATTTTTCCGGACAACGTCACCCTGAAGCACGATGTTGTGAGTTTAACGGAAACGGGAGCGGTCTTTTCGGATGGAACTTCGCAAGACTTTAGTGTGATTTGCTACAGTACCGGGTACAAGTACACGTTCCCATTCTTGAGCGCCGATTGTGGGATTATCGTTGAGGACAACTACGTTCAGAAGTTGTACAAGCACTGTATCAACATCCGGTATCCGACGATGGCTTTCATCGGATTGCCGTTCTACGTTTGTGCGGCCCAAATGATGGATCTACAGGCTCGATTCTGTATCAAATTTTTCAGCGGTGCCAAAGAACTACCTTCGGCTGAAGAGATGGAAGCCGATACCAATGCCGAGATGGAAGAACGTTGGAGTCGTGGGTTGAAGAAGCGTCAGGCGCACATGATGGGACCCCAGGAGGATGTGTACTACGATGATTTGGCCAAGACCGCTGAGGTGGAACCCATCAAGCCGGTAATCAAGAAGCTGCACAAAGTTTGCGCGTTTCGGTTCAGCGAGGATCTGGTCAACTTCAGGAGAGACAAGTTTCGGATTGTTGATGATCAAACTTTCGTGAAAGTGGATTGA